CTTGGCCAGGCGCGGGTCGTCGGCGCCGAGGTCGTCGTGCGCCGTGCACAGGTCGCCGTAGCTCACCTCCTCGCAGCGGCAGACGACGGTGTCGGACCGCAGCAGTTCGGGCCAGTGACCGGGCACCGGGTGCGCGGTGTGCATGGCGGCGGCGAAGCGCCGTCCGTTGCCGATCTTCCGGGTCAGCCGCCGCACCGCGCGGGCATCCGGCGCGGCGAATCCGAGGTCGTCGGCGACGGTCAGACCGGCCAGCTCCCCCTCGGCGAGGGCGAGGGCGGCGCCACCGACACCGGTGGCCTCACCCGCCACGTAGACGCCGTCGACGCCGGTCCGCTGCCGGTGATCCACGACGGCCACCAGCGATCCGTCGACGTCGACCCGGGTCGACGCACCGGCCGCGAGCACCAGCTCCATCGACGGGGTGAAACCCCAGCCGAAGGCGACCAGGTCGGCCTCGACGGTGCGCGCCGATCCGGGGATCACCCGGCCGGCGGCGTCCACCCGCGCCAGGCGGGCCGCGGTGACCCGATCGTCGCCGGTGATCTCGGTGACCACCGTTCGTGTCTTGTAGGGGATGCGGTGACGCGCGAGGTGATACGCGTATTCGACGCCCTCGAGGGCCTTGCTCGGCACGGCCGCCGCGTCGAGCGGCCGGCGGGACCAGCCGCGCACCACCCCGGCGGCCTCGCAGACCGCGACCACGTCCGCGCCGGCCTGGGCGAGCCCGGCCGCCACCGGAAGCAGGAAGGGCCCGGTCCCGGCCACCACCGCGCGGGTGCCCGCCAGGCTGCGGTTGGCCTTCAGCAGCGCTTGCACGCCGCCGGCGGCCATCACGCCGGGCAGGTCCCAGCCGGGCACCGGCAGCTGCCGGTCGTACCCGCCCGGGCACAGGATCACCGCGCACGCCGCGACGCACTCACCGCGTCCGGCACCGGCGAACGACCCGGTCAGGTGCAGGGCGAACCTCGACCGGTCCGCGGTCGGCGGCTCCAGGAACCAGACCTGCCGGGAGAAGTGCTCGTCGATCCGGCCGCGGCCCGGACCGTCGGTGTGCTGGGCGCGCAGCCGCGCGCGCAGCGCGGTGAACCGCGTCCACAGATGCTGTCCACGGCCCTCGTCGGCGACCGGAACGTTCTCATCGGGGTGCCGCCAGAACTGACCGCCCGGCTGGGCGGCGGCATCGATCAGCGCCACCCGCATGCCGGCCTCGGCGGCCGCGACCGCCGCCGCCAGTCCGGCGGGCCCGGCGCCGACGACCGCGACGTCGTACGTCTGCTGTTCAGTCACGCGAATCCACCTCCCGGATACCGCCGCTCTCGCAGGTCATGCCCGCACGCGCCGGAACCATGCACGCGCGCTGATTCGGCGCGCCGTCGACCGTCAACAGGCAATCGAAGCACACCCCGATACCGCAGAACAGGCCGCGGGGCGCATCGCCGAACCGGGTGTTGCGCCACGACCGGACACCGGCGTCGATGAGCGCCGCGCCGACGGTCTGGCCGGGACGCGCGTCGATCGGCCGGCCGTCGAATGTGAAACGGGCGGTCTCAGGCATGTGCCACCTCCTGCAGGGTCGCCCGGTCGGCGGCGAACGGGGTCAGGTCGAGATCGGTCGGCGCGCCGGTCATCGCCTGGACCAGCAGCTTCGCCGTACCGACGGACAGGCCGATGCCCGCACCCTCGTGTCCGGCGGCGTGCCAGAGGCCCGGCGCGCGCGGATCGTCGCCGATCACCGGCAGATGGTCCAGGCAGTACGGCCGGAAGCCGAGGTACGAGCGCATCACCGACACCTCGCGTAGCGCCGGGTACAGGCGCAGCGCCTTGGCCGCGATCTCCCGGATCGCCGGGAGCGACGGCGCGCGGTCGAAACCGACGCGTTCCCGCGACGAACCGATCAGGACGGTGCCGCCGCGCGTGCTCTCGATCACCGTGGACGTCTGGAGTCCGGCGTCGCTGCTCTGTGTGCTGGCGACGTATTCGCCCGCGTACACCTTGTGGAACACGGTGGGCGGAAGCGGTTCGGTGACCAGCACGAACCCGCGGCGCGGGAACACCGGCATCGAGATGCCGGCCAGCGCCGCCACCTCGCCGGCCCACGCGCCTGCGCAGTTCACGACGATCGGCGCGGCGATCGTGCCGCGGCCGGTGACCACGCCGGTCGCGGCGTCGCCGGAGCGGACCAGACCGGTCACCGGGGTGTCGGTCAGCACCGTCGCCCCGCCCTCGCGCGCCATCCGCAGCAGGTGGGCGGCCAGCAGCACCGGCTGCACCTGGCAGTCCTGCGGGTAGTAGGCGGCGCCGGCGATGTCCCTGGTCAGATGGGGTTCCAGCGTCGGCACCTCGGTGAGCGGGACGTCGTCGACGACGACCCCGGCAGCCCGCTGCCGGACCGTCAGCTCGGCCAGTCCGGCCTGTCCCGCGTCGGTCGACGCGACCACCAGACCGCCCTTGAAGTCGAACTCCCACAGTTCCCGGTACTCCAGCAGTTCACCGGCCCACAGGTCGTGCGAGTAGAGCGCCAGATCGAGCTCCGGACCGGCCTCCTTGTCGGAGACCAGCAGGTTGCCCTCGCAGGCGCTCGACGAGCCGGAGACGATGGCCCCGCGCTCCACGACGGTCACCGACAGCCCGGCACGCGTCGCGTACCAGGCGACGGCCGCGCCGACCGCACCCGCCCCGATCACCACGACATCGGCGGCGACGCGGGCGGCGCTCACAGCTCGAATCCCGTCGGGAAGGGGTCGGTCGGGTCGAGCATGTACTGCGCGGTGCCGGTGATCCAGGCGCGGCCGGTGATGGTCGGAATCACCGCCTCGAAGTCGCCGACGGTGGTGGTGTCGACCAGCCGACCGGTGAACCGGCTGCCGATGTACGACTCGTTCAGGAAGTCGGTGTGCAGCGGAAGTTCGCCGCGGGCGTGCAGCTGCGCCATCCGGCCGCTGGTCCCGGTGCCGCAGGGTGAACGGTCGAACCAGCCGGGATAGATCGCCATCGCGTGCCGCGAGTGCTTCGCGTCGCTGCCCGGTGCCTTCAGGTAGACGTGGTGGCAGCCGACGATGTCGGGCCGCTCCGGATGCACCGGCCGGTCCTGTTCGTTGATCGCGTCCATGATCGCCAGACCGGCGTCGAGGAGCCGCTGCTTGGCGG
The nucleotide sequence above comes from Gordonia sp. PP30. Encoded proteins:
- a CDS encoding FAD-dependent oxidoreductase — encoded protein: MTEQQTYDVAVVGAGPAGLAAAVAAAEAGMRVALIDAAAQPGGQFWRHPDENVPVADEGRGQHLWTRFTALRARLRAQHTDGPGRGRIDEHFSRQVWFLEPPTADRSRFALHLTGSFAGAGRGECVAACAVILCPGGYDRQLPVPGWDLPGVMAAGGVQALLKANRSLAGTRAVVAGTGPFLLPVAAGLAQAGADVVAVCEAAGVVRGWSRRPLDAAAVPSKALEGVEYAYHLARHRIPYKTRTVVTEITGDDRVTAARLARVDAAGRVIPGSARTVEADLVAFGWGFTPSMELVLAAGASTRVDVDGSLVAVVDHRQRTGVDGVYVAGEATGVGGAALALAEGELAGLTVADDLGFAAPDARAVRRLTRKIGNGRRFAAAMHTAHPVPGHWPELLRSDTVVCRCEEVSYGDLCTAHDDLGADDPRLAKLVARPGMGWCQGRVCGFATACITARDGVPGAPELASVAKRTIAAPITVGELAGASE
- a CDS encoding (2Fe-2S)-binding protein; this translates as MPETARFTFDGRPIDARPGQTVGAALIDAGVRSWRNTRFGDAPRGLFCGIGVCFDCLLTVDGAPNQRACMVPARAGMTCESGGIREVDSRD
- a CDS encoding FAD-binding oxidoreductase, which produces MSAARVAADVVVIGAGAVGAAVAWYATRAGLSVTVVERGAIVSGSSSACEGNLLVSDKEAGPELDLALYSHDLWAGELLEYRELWEFDFKGGLVVASTDAGQAGLAELTVRQRAAGVVVDDVPLTEVPTLEPHLTRDIAGAAYYPQDCQVQPVLLAAHLLRMAREGGATVLTDTPVTGLVRSGDAATGVVTGRGTIAAPIVVNCAGAWAGEVAALAGISMPVFPRRGFVLVTEPLPPTVFHKVYAGEYVASTQSSDAGLQTSTVIESTRGGTVLIGSSRERVGFDRAPSLPAIREIAAKALRLYPALREVSVMRSYLGFRPYCLDHLPVIGDDPRAPGLWHAAGHEGAGIGLSVGTAKLLVQAMTGAPTDLDLTPFAADRATLQEVAHA